The proteins below come from a single Miscanthus floridulus cultivar M001 chromosome 1, ASM1932011v1, whole genome shotgun sequence genomic window:
- the LOC136484192 gene encoding B3 domain-containing protein Os03g0184500-like isoform X1 has product MEALNLRHLSAVIKEAPKTPSPLKPKRRRIIEDAVVVPSPPRRSRRLAQLPEVKYAEIAPHTADRMTRSPRKPADLIYMARSGTISMKARLEATKKAEELESQLDPDIPSFVKAMLHSHVVRGFWLTPLSPCWMRRMKNSTPTTLPTRRG; this is encoded by the exons ATGGAGGCGCTCAACCTGCGCCACCTCTCCGCCGTCATCAAGGAGGCCCCCAAGACCCCTTCCCCACTG AAGCCGAAGAGGcgcaggatcatcgaggacgcaGTCGTGGTTCCCTCGCCTCCTAGGAGGTCCCGCCGGCTTGCGCAACTCCCTGAGGTCAAGTACGCTGAG ATAGCACCACACACTGCAGATAGAATGACAAG GTCTCCTAGAAAACCAGCTGACCTCATCTACATGGCAAGAAGCGGAACAATTTCCATGAAAGCTAGGTTGGAGGCAACAAAAAAGGCCGAGGAGCTAGAATCACAGCTTGACCCTGACATCCCATCCTTTGTGAAGgcaatgttgcattcacatgtggTTCGAGGTTTTTGGCTG ACGCCATTATCACCTTGCTGGATGAGAAGGATGAAGAATTCGACACCAACTACATTGCCTACAAGAAGGGGCTAA
- the LOC136484202 gene encoding protein FAR-RED IMPAIRED RESPONSE 1-like, protein MARPPIDRGESDAVLELFRRKTETEYDCEYFYHYELDGERRLKNLFWADTDSGIDDIMGYGDVVVFDTTCRTNKHGVPFVPFVGLSPHRTPIVLGCGVTTDQSLDSLVWLLRAFKASSSRTTAAETGTRP, encoded by the coding sequence ATGGCACGGCCGCCGATCGACCGCGGCGAATCGGACGCTGTTCTCGAGCTTTTCCGCAGGAAAACCGAAACCGAGTACGACTGCGAGTACTTCTACCACTACGAGTTGGACGGCGAGCGACGCCTGAAGAATCTCTTCTGGGCCGACACCGACTCCGGCATCGACGACATCATGGGCTACGGCGACGTCGTCGTGTTCGACACCACGTGCCGGACGAACAAGCACGGCGTGCCGTTCGTCCCCTTCGTCGGTCTGAGCCCCCACCGCACGCCCATCGTCCTCGGCTGCGGCGTCACCACGGATCAGTCCCTAGATTCCCTCGTCTGGCTGCTGCGCGCCTTCAAGGCTTCAAGCAGTCGAACCACTGCCGCCGAGACGGGCACGCGTCCGTGA
- the LOC136484192 gene encoding B3 domain-containing protein Os03g0184500-like isoform X2, which translates to MEALNLRHLSAVIKEAPKTPSPLKPKRRRIIEDAVVVPSPPRRSRRLAQLPEVKYAEIAPHTADRMTRSPRKPADLIYMARSGTISMKARLEATKKAEELESQLDPDIPSFVKAMLHSHVVRGFWLGLPSHFCDTYMLK; encoded by the exons ATGGAGGCGCTCAACCTGCGCCACCTCTCCGCCGTCATCAAGGAGGCCCCCAAGACCCCTTCCCCACTG AAGCCGAAGAGGcgcaggatcatcgaggacgcaGTCGTGGTTCCCTCGCCTCCTAGGAGGTCCCGCCGGCTTGCGCAACTCCCTGAGGTCAAGTACGCTGAG ATAGCACCACACACTGCAGATAGAATGACAAG GTCTCCTAGAAAACCAGCTGACCTCATCTACATGGCAAGAAGCGGAACAATTTCCATGAAAGCTAGGTTGGAGGCAACAAAAAAGGCCGAGGAGCTAGAATCACAGCTTGACCCTGACATCCCATCCTTTGTGAAGgcaatgttgcattcacatgtggTTCGAGGTTTTTGGCTG GGTCTCCCGAGCCATTTCTGTGACACTTACATGCTGAAGTAA